The genomic stretch CGGAATTTTCATGATGGAGCAAGATCATAAATGGGAAGCCACGAGCAATCAGTATCGTCATTTGGCTGAAAAGCACATTGACAATTTAGAAAGTGAAAGGGTAGATGAAGAACTTTTGCATAGTGTGAATGGAGCGTGTGCAGGAATGGTGGCGCGTGTGAAGGAGCTGTGTGCGAATGCCCTGAATGATGGAAAAAGGGTTGCGCTTTTGGGAGGTGATCATAGCACGCCATTAGGATACATGCAAGCTTTAGCCGAAAGGCATGCCGACTTCGCGATACTGCAAATTGATGCCCACGCAGATCTACGAGATGCTTATGAAGGCTTTGAGTATTCTCATGCTTCCATAATGTTTAATGCGCTTAAAATACCTCAGGTAAGTAAACTGGTGCAAATTGGTATTAGAGATTATTGCGAGGCAGAGAACGACATCATTGAACAGTCAAAAGGTCGCGTTACTACATATTTTGACCGTGATTTAAAAGCCGCTCGATTTAACGGGAAAACGTGGAAAGAGCAGTGCGAGGAAATCGTGGCGCAGCTTCCTGAAAAGGTGTATTTGAGTTTTGATATTGATGGCTTGGATCCTAAGCTTTGTCCAAATACAGGAACACCCGTAGCAGGTGGTTTTGAAGTAGAAGAGGTGCTTTTTCTTTTGGAAACTTTAGTGAAATCCGGTAAGAAAATAATCGGACTGGACCTTAATGAAGTAGCTCCCGGAGAGGACGAATGGG from Owenweeksia hongkongensis DSM 17368 encodes the following:
- a CDS encoding agmatinase family protein; translation: MTKQEKISAFDPNGLATSDQLFGLPFSYEESETVVIPIPWEVTVSYSAGTASGPKAIAEASLQVDLYDAFLKDAWKRGIFMMEQDHKWEATSNQYRHLAEKHIDNLESERVDEELLHSVNGACAGMVARVKELCANALNDGKRVALLGGDHSTPLGYMQALAERHADFAILQIDAHADLRDAYEGFEYSHASIMFNALKIPQVSKLVQIGIRDYCEAENDIIEQSKGRVTTYFDRDLKAARFNGKTWKEQCEEIVAQLPEKVYLSFDIDGLDPKLCPNTGTPVAGGFEVEEVLFLLETLVKSGKKIIGLDLNEVAPGEDEWDANVGARLLYRLCNIMAVGG